CTCCTGTTCATGGCGGGGACGGCTTATGCGGGCTTCGACCGCTGCTGGTGGGTCTGCGCCCTGGCCTTCCCGGCCGGCGCCTTCTTCGCGGACCACGAAGAGGCGGTTTACCGCTGCTGCGGGAAAGGAAACTACTGGCTGGTCCTGTCGGCCCTCGTCGTCGTGGCCGCGGGGCTCTATATGACCCGCAACGTCGCCTGCTGGACGCTCTGCTATGTATTCATCTGCCTGGCCGCGGCCCTGGCCGTCGCCCGGCTTCCGCTGGACAGGCTGCACCTGCCCGTCCTGACCTGGCTCGGAGGCATTTCCTACGAGCTGTACCTGGTGCACATCCCGATGATGGCTTTCCTGCGGGGAGACCGCGTGCAGGTGTCTTCCGACGTCCTGTTCGTCGCGCTCGCCCTCGCGGTCAGCGTCCTCGCCGCCTTTGTCGTCAGCCGGCTCTGCCGCCTGGTGACGCGCAGATAAACAAGTCCCATGAAACTCATCTACTGCATCGCAAGCGTCTACAACCCGGGCGGGATGGAGCGGGTGCTGCTCAACAAGCTCCGCTGGTGGCTCCGCCGCGGCGGCTGCGAGCTGATGGTCGTGACCACCGACCAGCAGGGCCGGCCGCCCTTCTATGACTTCCCGCCGGAAGTCCGGATGGTCGACCTCGGGATCAACTATACGGAAGACCTCGGCCGCGGCGCGCTGGCGCACGCCCTCGCCTACTTCCGCAAGCGCCGCCTGCACCGCCGCGCCCTCACGGAGCTGCTGATGCGCGAGAAGGCCGATTTCGTGATTTCCCTCTTCCCTTCCGAGTCTTCCTTCATCCCCGCCATCAGGGACGGGAGCCGGAAGGTCCTGGAGCTGCATTTCAACAAGCTGTTCCGCCTGCAGTACAACCGCAAGGGCCTGATGGGCCTGATGGACCGCATCCGGACGCGGATGGACGAGCGGCTCGTGCGGCGCTTCGACCGCTTCGTGGTGCTGACGCGCCAGGACGCCGCGATGTGGGGCGCGCTGCCCAACCTCTCCGTCATCCCCAACGCCGCCCTCGCCCAGCCCCTCCCGCACAGGACAGGCAACCGCCGCGTGATCGCCGTCGGCCGCCTGGACTACCAGAAGGGCTTCGACCGCCTGCTGGACGCCTGGGCGCTGATCCCGGAGGAGCTGCGCAAGACCTGGCGCCTGGACATCTTCGGCCAGGGCGAATGGGAGCAGCAGCTCAAGGACCAGGCCGTCCGGCTCGGCATCCAGGATTCCGCCCGGATCAACGCCCCGACCGGCCGCATCTTCGAAGAATATGCCGCCAGCGACTTCCTCGTGATGACTTCCCACTACGAAGGTTTCCCGATGGTGATGATCGAGGCGATGGCCTGCGGCGTGCCCGCCGTGAGCTTCGACTTCTTCTGCGGCCCGCGCGACATCATCGAACCGGGCGTCAAC
The sequence above is a segment of the Bacteroidales bacterium WCE2004 genome. Coding sequences within it:
- a CDS encoding Glycosyltransferase involved in cell wall bisynthesis: MKLIYCIASVYNPGGMERVLLNKLRWWLRRGGCELMVVTTDQQGRPPFYDFPPEVRMVDLGINYTEDLGRGALAHALAYFRKRRLHRRALTELLMREKADFVISLFPSESSFIPAIRDGSRKVLELHFNKLFRLQYNRKGLMGLMDRIRTRMDERLVRRFDRFVVLTRQDAAMWGALPNLSVIPNAALAQPLPHRTGNRRVIAVGRLDYQKGFDRLLDAWALIPEELRKTWRLDIFGQGEWEQQLKDQAVRLGIQDSARINAPTGRIFEEYAASDFLVMTSHYEGFPMVMIEAMACGVPAVSFDFFCGPRDIIEPGVNGVITPEGDIPALAAQMQRLMEDPARLETMSAQARKISEAYSEDAVMGRWEQCFTDMLRK
- a CDS encoding Peptidoglycan/LPS O-acetylase OafA/YrhL, contains acyltransferase and SGNH-hydrolase domains produces the protein MTFAFANSKMPPVRALLVLCIVLGHFSFYGVPAFGAFRSIAPPAVALFLFISGYGLTRSVRTKGAAYLQGFFSRRIFRIVLPALLVVLLHLLLGGGSGVRFFERARAIAAHGQTLLPHYWFVWAILVDYLLFWVCRRFLPERLADWAILAGVLLFMAGTAYAGFDRCWWVCALAFPAGAFFADHEEAVYRCCGKGNYWLVLSALVVVAAGLYMTRNVACWTLCYVFICLAAALAVARLPLDRLHLPVLTWLGGISYELYLVHIPMMAFLRGDRVQVSSDVLFVALALAVSVLAAFVVSRLCRLVTRR